In one Candidatus Zixiibacteriota bacterium genomic region, the following are encoded:
- the groL gene encoding chaperonin GroEL (60 kDa chaperone family; promotes refolding of misfolded polypeptides especially under stressful conditions; forms two stacked rings of heptamers to form a barrel-shaped 14mer; ends can be capped by GroES; misfolded proteins enter the barrel where they are refolded when GroES binds), whose translation MAKLINYDAQARAKLKEGVDKLADAVKVTLGPKGRNVVIDKKFGSPTVTKDGVTVAKEIELEDHFENIGAQMVKEVASKTSDDAGDGTTTATVIAQAIYREGLKNVTAGHNPMAIKRGIDKAVISIGEEIKKMSKPVSGKEEISQVGTISANNDKQIGDLIAEAMEKVGKDGVITVEEAKTAETTLDVVEGMQFDRGYVSPYFVTDPDTMEAVLEDPMILIHDKKISNMKDLLPILEKVAQQGRPLMIISEDIEGEALATLVVNKLRGTIKVAAVKAPGFGDRRKAMLEDIAVLTGGKVISEELGFKLENTVMSDLGTAKKISIDKDNTTIVEGSGNKEQIKGRIGQIRKQIEDTTSDYDREKLQERLAKLAGGVAVINVGAATETEMKEKKARVEDALHATRAAVEEGIVPGGGVALLRSIKALDTIKVDEDEMVGVNIVRKALEEPIRQISHNAGTESSVVVNEVKSKTGAYGYNAATDTFEDLYKAGVIDPTKVTRAALENAASIAGLLLTTEAVIVDKPEEKKGGMPDMGGGMPGGMGGMY comes from the coding sequence ATGGCAAAGCTCATAAATTACGATGCTCAGGCCCGCGCCAAACTCAAAGAAGGCGTTGATAAGCTGGCCGACGCCGTGAAGGTAACGCTGGGGCCCAAGGGCCGCAATGTCGTTATCGACAAGAAATTCGGTTCCCCGACTGTCACCAAAGACGGTGTCACGGTCGCCAAGGAAATCGAGCTCGAAGATCATTTCGAGAATATCGGCGCCCAGATGGTCAAGGAAGTTGCTTCGAAGACCTCTGACGACGCCGGTGATGGTACCACCACCGCCACGGTAATTGCTCAGGCGATTTACCGCGAGGGTCTCAAGAATGTCACCGCCGGCCACAACCCAATGGCTATCAAGCGCGGCATTGACAAGGCTGTCATCTCGATTGGCGAAGAGATCAAGAAGATGTCCAAGCCGGTATCCGGCAAAGAAGAGATTTCGCAGGTTGGCACAATCAGCGCCAACAACGACAAACAGATTGGCGATTTGATTGCCGAGGCCATGGAGAAGGTCGGCAAGGACGGCGTCATCACGGTCGAAGAAGCTAAGACCGCCGAGACTACGCTCGATGTTGTTGAGGGTATGCAGTTTGACCGCGGCTATGTTTCGCCGTATTTCGTGACCGACCCCGACACAATGGAAGCGGTGCTCGAAGACCCGATGATTCTCATCCACGACAAGAAGATCTCCAACATGAAGGACCTTCTGCCGATTCTCGAAAAGGTCGCCCAGCAGGGTCGTCCGCTCATGATTATTTCTGAAGACATCGAAGGTGAAGCTCTGGCGACGCTGGTAGTCAACAAGCTTCGCGGCACCATAAAAGTCGCCGCTGTCAAAGCTCCCGGCTTTGGTGATCGCCGTAAGGCCATGCTCGAAGACATCGCCGTTCTTACCGGCGGCAAGGTTATCTCCGAAGAACTCGGCTTCAAGCTCGAAAACACTGTCATGAGCGATCTTGGAACAGCCAAAAAGATCAGCATCGACAAAGACAACACCACGATCGTCGAAGGTTCCGGCAACAAGGAGCAGATAAAGGGACGTATCGGTCAGATTCGCAAGCAGATCGAAGACACTACTTCGGATTATGATCGCGAAAAGCTCCAGGAACGCCTGGCCAAGCTGGCCGGTGGGGTGGCAGTCATCAATGTCGGCGCCGCCACCGAAACTGAGATGAAAGAGAAGAAGGCTCGCGTCGAAGACGCTCTTCACGCTACCCGCGCGGCTGTCGAGGAAGGCATTGTTCCCGGCGGCGGTGTCGCCCTGCTTCGCAGCATCAAAGCCCTCGACACCATCAAGGTCGACGAGGACGAAATGGTTGGTGTGAATATCGTCCGCAAGGCGCTCGAAGAGCCTATTCGCCAGATCTCGCACAACGCCGGCACCGAGAGTTCGGTCGTTGTCAACGAGGTCAAGAGTAAGACCGGCGCCTACGGTTACAACGCCGCAACTGACACTTTTGAGGACCTCTACAAGGCCGGCGTGATTGACCCGACCAAGGTCACCCGCGCCGCTTTGGAGAATGCCGCTTCTATCGCGGGACTTCTTCTGACAACCGAGGCGGTTATTGTTGATAAGCCCGAAGAGAAAAAGGGTGGCATGCCCGATATGGGTGGCGGTATGCCCGGCGGCATGGGCGGAATGTACTAA
- the eno gene encoding phosphopyruvate hydratase → MSDYMYIYGRQILDSRGTPTVEVDVCLADGTLGRAAVPSGASTGAHEAVELRDGDKKVYFGKAVTKAVDNVNNIIAPALVRDDIDPYDQIELDNFLIRLDGTENKSKLGANAILGVSLATAKAAAESRGRFLYEYIGGSNCKIMPVPMMNILNGGKHADNNVDLQEFMIMPVGAKNIRQALQMGAEVFGHLKQVLKKKGYNTAVGDEGGFAPDLKSNEEALEVIMEAIKNSGYKPKKDILIALDPASTEFYDPKTKKYNLAAEKKKLTSTQMIDFYENLCKKYPIISIEDGLAEDDWEGFKEMTARMGDRIQIVGDDLFVTNPTRLARGIKEKAANSILIKLNQIGTLTETLDAITMAQKAGFTAVVSHRSGETEDATIADVVVATGAGQIKTGSMCRSDRIAKYNQLIRIEETIGKHAVYPGVDTFYNLK, encoded by the coding sequence ATGTCTGATTACATGTACATTTACGGCCGCCAGATTCTCGACAGTCGCGGCACACCCACTGTTGAAGTTGATGTATGTTTGGCTGATGGCACTCTCGGCCGGGCCGCCGTTCCATCGGGAGCATCGACCGGCGCTCACGAGGCGGTGGAGCTTCGTGACGGCGATAAGAAGGTGTATTTCGGCAAGGCCGTCACCAAAGCCGTTGACAATGTCAACAATATCATCGCCCCGGCCCTGGTGCGCGACGATATCGACCCGTATGACCAGATAGAGCTGGACAATTTTCTAATTAGGCTCGATGGCACCGAGAACAAATCCAAGCTCGGGGCCAACGCGATACTTGGCGTTTCACTGGCGACGGCCAAGGCTGCCGCGGAATCTCGCGGACGGTTTCTCTATGAATATATCGGGGGAAGCAACTGCAAGATAATGCCGGTACCGATGATGAATATCCTTAACGGCGGCAAGCACGCCGACAACAATGTCGACCTGCAGGAGTTCATGATCATGCCGGTCGGCGCCAAGAATATTCGACAGGCGCTGCAGATGGGTGCCGAGGTGTTCGGACACCTCAAGCAGGTACTGAAAAAGAAGGGCTACAATACCGCGGTCGGCGATGAAGGCGGCTTTGCCCCGGATTTGAAATCCAACGAAGAAGCTCTTGAAGTAATCATGGAAGCTATCAAAAATTCCGGTTATAAACCGAAAAAAGATATCCTCATCGCTCTGGACCCCGCCTCGACCGAGTTTTATGATCCCAAGACAAAGAAATATAATCTCGCCGCGGAGAAGAAGAAACTGACCTCGACCCAGATGATCGATTTCTATGAAAACCTGTGTAAAAAGTATCCCATTATTTCCATCGAGGATGGTCTGGCGGAGGATGACTGGGAGGGTTTCAAGGAGATGACCGCCAGAATGGGCGATAGAATCCAGATTGTGGGCGATGATCTGTTCGTGACCAATCCGACAAGACTTGCCAGAGGCATCAAAGAAAAGGCCGCCAACTCCATCCTGATTAAGCTCAATCAGATCGGAACATTGACGGAGACACTCGATGCCATCACTATGGCTCAGAAAGCGGGGTTCACCGCCGTAGTCTCGCATCGCTCGGGCGAAACCGAGGATGCCACGATAGCCGATGTCGTGGTCGCCACTGGCGCAGGACAGATTAAGACCGGCTCGATGTGCCGCTCGGATCGGATTGCCAAATACAACCAGTTGATTCGCATTGAGGAGACTATCGGCAAACATGCCGTTTATCCGGGCGTGGACACATTTTATAATCTAAAATAG
- a CDS encoding S8 family peptidase, which yields MKKVIVLIVSLLIAAAIFLFIGCSSDMSTSPDNSANVLSQKLDSAPGMKDVLIGFSNGRPDDALTSAGAVIKKEYKYLPIVFASVPEENINRLRNNPNIAYIANNDIREFTAQTLDWGVDRIDADYVWTNTVYNGSGVNVAILDTGGDMDHPDLTWAGGFSAVHDDPSDFDDKVGHGTHCAGIVSANNNDIGVVGVAPNCDIYAVQISDNKFIYTDNVLTGIDWIIGTHFDGDAGNDIQVVNMSFGGAYENTAEGAAMLEMYNLGILLVSSAGNNSGPVSYPAKYDFIMAISASDQYDAFASFSNFGPEIELIAPGVRILSTYKMGKYWPLSGTSMASPMVVGAAAVAMQKYPNYTHEQIRALLNGSAEDIGLTAFQQGNGLVDVEKAVLGTTNGDDF from the coding sequence ATGAAGAAAGTTATCGTTCTCATCGTTTCCTTGTTGATTGCAGCCGCCATATTCCTCTTCATCGGCTGCTCAAGCGACATGTCCACCTCGCCGGACAATTCCGCAAATGTGCTCAGTCAGAAATTGGATTCAGCCCCCGGAATGAAAGATGTGTTGATTGGATTCTCCAACGGCCGCCCGGATGACGCCCTAACGTCCGCCGGCGCCGTGATCAAAAAAGAATATAAATATCTTCCGATCGTATTCGCATCGGTACCGGAGGAAAACATCAACCGCCTCAGAAATAACCCGAACATCGCCTATATTGCCAACAACGATATCAGGGAGTTCACGGCTCAAACCCTCGATTGGGGCGTTGACCGTATCGACGCTGATTACGTTTGGACAAACACCGTTTATAACGGCTCAGGAGTCAATGTGGCTATCCTCGACACCGGCGGTGACATGGATCATCCTGACCTCACCTGGGCGGGCGGCTTCTCAGCGGTGCACGACGATCCCAGTGATTTTGACGACAAAGTCGGACACGGCACGCACTGCGCCGGTATTGTCTCGGCCAATAACAACGACATCGGTGTCGTCGGCGTAGCCCCGAACTGCGACATCTATGCCGTGCAGATCAGCGACAACAAATTCATTTACACCGATAACGTTCTGACCGGAATAGACTGGATTATCGGGACACATTTTGACGGTGACGCCGGTAACGACATTCAGGTAGTGAACATGAGTTTCGGTGGCGCCTATGAAAATACGGCTGAAGGCGCGGCCATGCTGGAGATGTACAATCTGGGTATCCTGCTGGTCTCCTCAGCCGGCAACAACTCCGGTCCGGTCAGCTATCCGGCCAAATATGATTTCATAATGGCGATTTCAGCGTCGGATCAGTATGACGCCTTTGCGTCTTTCTCCAACTTTGGTCCGGAAATTGAATTGATTGCCCCCGGCGTGAGAATCTTGTCGACCTACAAGATGGGAAAATACTGGCCGCTGAGTGGTACCTCGATGGCCTCCCCGATGGTTGTTGGCGCGGCCGCCGTGGCGATGCAGAAGTACCCGAATTACACTCACGAGCAGATTCGGGCTCTTCTCAACGGCAGTGCCGAAGACATCGGCCTGACAGCCTTCCAGCAGGGTAATGGTCTGGTCGATGTTGAGAAGGCCGTTCTCGGCACCACCAATGGTGATGATTTCTAA
- a CDS encoding alanine:cation symporter family protein produces the protein MICSMTALVIITTGNCASGETGGVLTMSSFNTALPLYGRWMVVGGIMLFAFTTVLGWSYYGEKGVEYVGGEKAKVPYKWVYVIFTLLGARFDLTTVRAYADTANGMMAVPNLIALMALSGALVKVTKKYMDEKSRGLHIPYKQRLKELSRKS, from the coding sequence GTGATTTGCTCCATGACAGCCCTGGTCATTATCACGACCGGCAACTGCGCCAGCGGCGAAACCGGGGGCGTGCTCACCATGTCATCTTTTAACACCGCCCTGCCTTTATATGGCCGGTGGATGGTTGTCGGTGGCATCATGCTCTTTGCCTTTACGACAGTTCTCGGATGGTCCTATTACGGTGAGAAGGGAGTCGAGTACGTTGGAGGAGAGAAGGCCAAAGTGCCGTATAAGTGGGTCTATGTGATATTCACGCTGCTCGGGGCGCGCTTCGATCTCACGACTGTCCGGGCATACGCCGACACGGCCAACGGCATGATGGCGGTTCCCAACCTCATCGCGCTTATGGCTCTATCAGGTGCGCTGGTGAAAGTCACGAAGAAATACATGGATGAAAAGTCACGGGGGCTTCACATACCATACAAGCAACGTCTGAAAGAACTCTCAAGGAAGTCTTAA
- a CDS encoding glycosyltransferase family 39 protein, with translation MRIARISAGALLIVVSLASLLRFQPILELFSFLSPDGNITALMQLSLRLCLISLGAVGLCLILFPALSKLAVSINAALMKPGRGKFLWYALGTAALLRTAVVLFVPLNLWADYRFYDELGWQWALKGGYYNGDHLTAYWPPAYPFVLSRLYLLFGHVQYLGGVLNIPLGTGIVVFTYLIVRRCWDESVARWTTLIVALFPSQIFFTYLPASEILFTFLLLASILSFLTLDRKLTGKWYQVLLGGILLGLATLTRVISKLLLVVIIPFWLWETKDLSRTIKYGLVALCGFGLVIVPWMVRNYQAVGVAKINTNTGINLFIGNQPGSGMGYNSNIATQYDMNSPGQEADIDSASWHRALDYIYERPGAFLLRGLAKTAFFYAGDTDPLQFDLQIAAEESRFNYAVAWSVLAQSYYIVVLVAALLGLIIFFRSGPAIRHPRGYLLLGIILYWTAVHFVFYGVGRYHFPIIPIISAFAALYIKSVVDKRIKMY, from the coding sequence ATGAGAATAGCGAGGATATCAGCAGGTGCATTACTCATTGTGGTGAGTCTGGCATCGCTTTTGAGGTTTCAGCCAATACTTGAACTGTTTTCTTTCCTGAGCCCCGATGGCAATATCACCGCCCTTATGCAACTCTCGCTTCGGCTCTGCCTGATTTCGCTGGGCGCAGTAGGACTTTGCCTGATACTGTTCCCGGCCTTGTCAAAGTTGGCGGTGAGTATTAATGCCGCGCTCATGAAACCGGGCAGAGGTAAATTTCTGTGGTACGCGTTGGGAACCGCGGCGTTGTTGCGGACTGCGGTGGTCTTATTCGTCCCTCTTAATCTGTGGGCCGATTACCGGTTCTATGATGAACTCGGATGGCAGTGGGCGCTCAAAGGAGGCTACTACAACGGTGACCATCTGACCGCCTACTGGCCGCCCGCCTATCCATTCGTATTGTCGAGATTATATCTGCTATTCGGCCACGTTCAATATCTGGGAGGAGTGCTGAATATCCCGCTCGGAACAGGCATCGTGGTATTTACCTATCTGATAGTCAGACGATGTTGGGACGAAAGCGTCGCTCGCTGGACAACGCTGATAGTAGCCCTTTTCCCCAGCCAGATATTCTTTACCTATCTCCCGGCATCGGAAATATTGTTCACCTTCCTGCTGCTCGCCTCGATTCTGTCTTTCCTGACTCTTGATCGCAAGCTCACCGGCAAATGGTATCAGGTTCTGCTGGGAGGGATACTGCTTGGCCTGGCGACTTTGACGAGAGTGATTTCCAAGCTGCTATTGGTCGTCATAATACCGTTCTGGCTGTGGGAGACAAAGGATCTGAGTCGAACGATCAAATACGGTCTTGTGGCCCTCTGCGGTTTCGGGTTGGTCATAGTCCCCTGGATGGTGCGAAATTATCAGGCGGTGGGGGTGGCAAAAATCAACACCAACACCGGCATTAACCTGTTCATTGGCAACCAGCCCGGATCGGGTATGGGCTACAACTCGAACATCGCCACCCAATACGATATGAATTCACCAGGGCAGGAAGCCGATATTGATTCGGCGAGTTGGCACCGGGCCTTGGACTACATCTACGAGCGTCCGGGAGCTTTCCTTCTTCGCGGTCTCGCCAAAACAGCATTCTTCTATGCCGGGGACACCGATCCCCTGCAATTCGATCTTCAAATCGCGGCCGAAGAATCCCGCTTCAACTACGCGGTGGCGTGGTCTGTGCTGGCACAATCTTACTATATTGTCGTCTTGGTCGCCGCGCTGCTGGGATTGATTATCTTTTTCAGGTCCGGCCCCGCGATTCGCCATCCCCGCGGCTATCTGCTTCTCGGGATAATCCTCTACTGGACAGCCGTACATTTTGTCTTTTACGGTGTCGGTCGTTATCACTTTCCGATTATCCCGATAATTTCCGCCTTCGCCGCGCTGTACATAAAGAGCGTGGTTGATAAACGTATTAAAATGTATTAG
- the groES gene encoding co-chaperone GroES, with protein sequence MQVKPLADRVIVKPFEEQEMKKGGIIIPDTAKEKPMEGQVIEVGPGRINEEGKRIDLEVKKGDRVLYGKYSGTEVSIEGEEFLIMRESDIYAIINR encoded by the coding sequence ATGCAGGTAAAACCACTTGCGGACCGTGTCATCGTGAAGCCTTTCGAAGAGCAGGAAATGAAGAAGGGCGGGATCATTATACCCGACACGGCGAAAGAGAAGCCGATGGAAGGTCAGGTAATCGAAGTCGGCCCGGGTCGTATCAACGAAGAAGGCAAGAGAATCGACCTTGAAGTAAAAAAGGGCGACCGCGTGTTGTATGGCAAGTACTCCGGCACCGAGGTTTCGATCGAGGGTGAAGAGTTTTTGATCATGCGCGAGTCCGATATCTACGCGATTATTAATCGATAA